TTGATTCGCGGACTTTGTTCCCACAGTCCTATCCACAATATTGGATGCCTTTCGTATTTGTTTCGATTTGCTCTGGAGACCAGTTTTGTTTCAGTTAGGCCTTGTTGATTCGTTGCTTCATGTGCTGACAAAGCATCGTTTTTTTTTTCTGCGTGCGTTCAGCGATGATTTGATGAGAGTTCTACACAAGCAATTGAGTCAAGCCTGGGAGACATGTTTCCCTGTACGCTTTCAAATAAAAAACACGATCAGCTATATAATTATTTGCAAAGAATATAAAAAAGAAACAATGAGATGAGACATttttatataataaaaaataaataagatAAGTATGTAGTATCAATGTCTTATGTGGTACTAATAAAGATGGAAAATGCACCCTAATAATCGTTACTATAGAAATAGTTTTTGTTAACATCATTTTCCACCGCCGTTTttattaaggccctgtttggaggCTAAAAGTGGGGGGCTAAACTTTAAACAACCCCTGTTTCATTAGCCCCTACAAGTTGGGCTAAAGAGGGCCAAAAGTAGTCCCTTCATGGCCAAAGACGCGTATTACCCCCACCCACCCCCTTTTTAGTTCTGTGCATGAATATTAATTGGGGGCAAATGAGTCATAGTAGGGTACAGGGCTAATCTTTAGCCCCTGAATCCAaacagccccatgggctaaactttagccccttcaTTCTAAGGGCTATAATGTTTAGCcttgggctaaagtttagcccacgTGGATCAAACAGGACCTCAAACTATTCGTGATAATAAATCACCACTGGTTCTTATTGAGCCAGCGATGAAAATGGTTTTCATTGCTGGTTTCGTGAGAGGACCCGATGGTGAAAAATCGCTTGAACCAGCCTGCGCATACGCCCATAGGTGTCCCTCTCGCCACCTTTTGCCCTACGTGTCTCTTCATGGATTGTGCTTTTTTCATTGTGGACGGCAGATGGGCCGTGCGCCCATGTGTCACTCATAACATGGAGCATACAAATCCTTGGCCCCACTATCTCCTCAAAAATAAATCCTTGGCCCCAGTAGTCCCTCCCTGTCCTCCATGCGACTCCTCTCTTGCCCCCCATGACTCCTAGCGTGCCCCTCTGCTACTAGTAAGCGGTGGCAATAGCACAGGCGAGGTGggaccactactacagaaatgccATCACCGTCGAGTGGAACCTCCTATTGCTGCCGGTTTTGGTCCTCGTTAGTGATATGTCTTTGGTGATAACCATGGTTAAAATTGCCGTTTGGAAACCGGCAGTGCTAAGCTGTTTTGACCGTTACATCGCCACTTGATCTTGCAGTGATGATGACTACATTACCACCAGTTTGTATGATCACCGTCAGATCGGCAGTGATAGTCCAGCAATGATTGCCTGTTCTGTGGAAGTGCGCCGACTCCGGCTCCTGGTATACGGTTCCACCAGTCTGGCAATAATCTTTGTACTTTTATCAACAAATTAAAACAAGACACACGCTTTGTACGGAACCACAAATTACGTACTTACACAAACCATACCACTTTTGTGGAGGCAAAACCCAATTAGTGGTGATCTATTTGTTAATCAAAAGGAAAAAGGTAGTTTGTGCCGTATATACAAAAAGGAAAAAGAGTACATTTTAAGTTGAGTAAGCGCCAAGCAATATAGGAAGCCAGCAAAGGGATACATTTAAGTTTGAAGATTGCTTTATTAGTATTTTCAAATTTAACGTCCTTTATTAAAGCAGATAACATTGATTCGCGGACTTTGTTCCCACAGTCCTATCCACAATATTGGATGCCTTTCGTATTTGTTTCGATTTGCTCTGGAGACCAGTTTTGTTTCAGTTAGGCCTTGTTGATTCGTTGCTTCATGTGCTGACAAAGCATCGTTTTTTTTTTCTGCGTGCGTTCAGCGATGATTTGATGAGAGTTCTACACAAGCAATTGAGTCAAGCCTGGGAGACATGTTTCCCTGTACGCTTTCAAATAAAAAACACGATCAGCTATATAATTATTTGCAAAGAATATAAAAAAGAAACAATGAGATGAGACATttttatataataaaaaataaataagatAAGTATGTAGTATCAATGTCTTATGTGGTACTAATAAAGATGGAAAATGCACCCTAATAATCGTTACTATAGAAATAGTTTTTGTTAACATCATTTTCCACCGCCGTTTttattaaggccctgtttggaggCTAAAAGTGGGGGGCTAAACTTTAAACAACCCCTGTTTCATTAGCCCCTACAAGTTGGGCTAAAGAGGGCCAAAAGTAGTCCCTTCATGGCCAAAGACGCGTATTACCCCCACCCACCCCCTTTTTAGTTCTGTGCATGAATATTAATTGGGGGCAAATGAGTCATAGTAGGGTACAGGGCTAATCTTTAGCCCCTGAATCCAaacagccccatgggctaaactttagccccttcaTTCTAAGGGCTATAATGTTTAGCcttgggctaaagtttagcccacgTGGATCAAACAGGACCTCAAACTATTCGTGATAATAAATCACCACGGGTTCTTATTGAGCCAGCGATGAAAATGGTTTTCATTGCTGGTTTCGTGAGAGGACCCGATGGTGAAAAATCGCTTGAACCAGCCTGCGCATACGCCCATAGGTGTCCCTCTCGCCACCTTTTGCCCTACGTGTCTCTTCATGGATTGTGCTTTTTCATTGTGGACGGCAGATGGGCCGTGCGCCCATGTGTCACTCATAACATGGAGCATACAAATCCTTGGCCCCACTATCTCCTCAAAAATAAATCCTTGGCCCCAGTAGTCCCTCCCTGTCCTCCATGCGACTCCTCTCTTGCCCCCCATGACTCCTAGCGTGCCCCTCTGCTACTAGTAAGCGGTGGCAATAGCACAGGCGAGGTGggaccactactacagaaatgccATCACCGTCGAGTGGAACCTCCTATTGCTGCCGGTTTTGGTCCTCGTTAGTGATATGTCTTTGGTGATAACCATGGTTAAAATTGCCGTTTGGAAACCGGCAGTGCTAAGCTGTTTTGACCGTTACATCGCCACTTGATCTCGCAGTGATGATGACTACATTACCACCAGTTTGTATGATCACCGTCAGATCGGCAGTGATAGTCCAGCAATGATTGCCTGTTCTGTGGAAGTGCGCCGACTGCGGCTCCTGGTATACGGTTCCACCAGTCTGGCAGTAATCTTTGTACTTTTATCAACAAATTAAAACAAGACACACGCTTTGTACGGAACCACAAATTAAGTACTTACACAAACCATACCACTTTTGTGTAGGCAAAACCCAATTATTGGTGATCTATTTGTTAATCGAAAGGAAAAAGCGAAAGGCTCACTTTAGTTTGTGCCGTATATACAAAAAGGAAAAAGAGTACCTTTTAAGTTGAGTAAGCGCCAAGCAATATAGGAAGCCAGCAAAGGGATACATTTAAGTTTGAAGATTGCTTTATTAGTATTTTCAAATTTAACGTCCTTTATTAAAGCAGATAACATTGATTCGCGGACTTTGTTCCCACAGTCCTATCCACAATATTGGATGCCTTTCGTATTTGTTTCGATTTGCTCTGGAGACCAGTTTTGTTTCAGTTAGGCCTTGTTGATTCGTTGCTTCATGTGCTGACAAAGCATCGCCTTTTTTTTTTCTGCGTGCGTTCTGCGTTGATTTGATGAGAGTTCTACACAAGCAATTGAGTCAAGCCTGGGAGACATGTTTCCCTGTACGCTTTCAAATAAAAAACACGATCAGCTATATAATTATTTGCAAAGAATATAAAAAAGAAACAATGAGATGAGACATTTTTATATAATAAAAAATGAATAAGATAAGTACGTAGTATCAATGTCTTATGTGGTACTAATAAAGAAGGAAAATGCACCCTAATAATCGTTACTATAGAAATAGTTTTTGTTAACATCATTTTCCACCGCCGTTTTTTATTAGGGAGAATTGCGTTCTTGCCCTTGTCCAATacttcaattgtgattttacccctctttttttaactttgtgattttaccctcgcTTTTTTCAAACGAAGCTCCCGTCTACCCCTATTTTGTAACACCGTCTAAAATGCTTCGATTAaatgataaaaaaaaagaaaaagaaaagacgcCTATATCAAAAGACAATTATACCCCTCAGTCGCTTTCTCCTTTCTCATCCGTTCGCTCGACCCGTTCTGACGAGAAGTCGCGGCCCGCACATGGTTTCGCGGCCTGGCAGAGGCGCAGctgccggcggcggcgcagctcctcctccctccttccccTCCCCCGGCGTGGCTCATCCTCCCTCCTTCCCGCACCACTGCCACCTCACGCACACCGCCGCCGGGCGCGCGCACGCGCTGCTCCTGTCCCCGCCGCTCGTGCTCGCCGCCATCTCGCGGGCGCCCCACCTCCCGGCGTCGCAACTCCTGCTCTTCCTCCGCCGCCTGCGATGCCTCCCCGAGGCCCGGATGCGGGACGATATGCCGCGCCTCGCGCTGCGCCTGCCGCTCCCGCCGGGCGATGACGCGCGCGAGGCGGACGAGGTCTTCGCCGCCGAGGCACACGCGGAGGAGGAGGCCGCGCGGAGGGACGCTGACCTCGCCGCGCGGACCACGCCCAAGAGGGACCGAGCCTCGCACCGGGGCCGGGCCGGACCCGCCTGGACGTGGAGGCGGCAGCTCTGGATGGTCATCCTCGCGGATCTCCTCCTCCTCACAATCCTCTTCGCCGCCTGGCTCGCAGTCTGCCGGGGATTCAGCTGCATTGGTCGGTAAATAGCTACACAACCTCCAAGGTATGTACGGAAATCAAATCCAGGGCCTTTCTTCTACTTCCGTTCCATGATTTGGATCATTCCAGGTGATATGGGTTCTCGATTTGATCCAGGAACACGGATCTCTAGTGTACGGTCTGCATCTGTGAACTAGAATTTATACTGCAATTTCAGACTCCATGCTTGTTTGGGTTTATCAGATTTTGGAATCTATATGTTTTTCGTTATGTCAACAAGGTACACGACACCACAAGTTCGTTGCTGGGACTGGGTAGCATTGCTAAAATCTTTTCCGTCCATCAAGTGATTTGATTCCAAAATCTTACTCCTATCAATGTGCTCATAAATCATAATGTCATTGCCAATGTGTCCAGATTCCTGCTCCAAAGCGGGGAGAGATTGTTAGGCAAATCGGTGATGCCCTGCGAGCAAAGCTCCATCACCTTGGCACGCTTGTGTCACTTGAGATGGGGAAAATTCTTCCTGAAGGGATCGGTGAGGTTCAGGTAGGATCatacttgcttgattgcttctaGTGCATTGTCTACAATCTGCACACCATTTATTGTGCTCACGAAAAGTACCATCACTGAGTTCACACTTCACAGCTCATCTTTGCGTTTCTGTTTTAGGATGTTAATTTATATATACTACATTATCATCTATAAGGTTTCGTTACTGTTTCCATATCTGTTAGAACTGCAACTTTGCCTAAAACATGTCATTCTCATATGTGCAGCACTATTGAATAGGTCAGTTGGTACTGCATTGATTTGTCCTCTTTTTTTGTAGGAAATCATCGACATgtgtgattatgctgtggggctAAGTCGCCAACTAAATGGATCCATTATACCATCTGAACGTAAGACCTTTCTTCCTTTAGTTATATCTTTTTTCATGCCATTGAAAACTACATCATTATTATAAAAAAAAGGAAGCTACATCATCTGCAGTGGAACTGTAGATTTGAATATTTGATCATTCTGGTTGCAGCTTGCAACTGATTTAGATTATCTATGACTGTTTAGGAGCCAGAAAGGGCCTTGTAAATGCTGGAAAATATATTTGAATAAAATTCTGATGGTCTAGCTTTGTAGGTTTGTGTATTGTATCGGACACGCTGAAATTGAGATCAGCCAAGATTTTGCACTTTTCTTTTGCTATTAGAGCTGCTAATCTGCAACACAATCATTCATGTTAAATTATTTCCTTATCACTACTTTAGTTCtgtacaacaacacatcattccAGATTTCCAGTTTTCTGTTTTGTACGAACTTCAGTTTTCCCAATTCCCTGAAATGTTGCGTTATTACTTACTGAAATTACAATTATCACAGTAAAGGAGCATAATAAGTAACAGATCCCTTAGAAAACAAGGTTTTAGAGTGTTAGCTTTCTGATCGGTTGCAGAAGGTAGAGTCCCAGTTGTCATAGCCTTTTGCATTGGTCTTGGGTGGCTTCATATCATCTTTTCTTCCTAACTCCTGGTCTTAGATATAAAGCATATGTGGTGCTTGATGATGATATCagctctctctttactttgaattTTAGGACTCCTCGTTTAGGGAATGTTTAGCCAAAAAAAAGTTTTAACTCTTGGTGCAGGAAGTTTTTAGATGAAAAGTTTAGCAGTTGACAGTTAATGGTGTAACCTGGTATTTAGCTGCATCCATAGGATGCCTTTTAATCTACCTTTCATGAGTTCTTACTCCTTGCTCATTTCTAGTGCTATGAAATTGCTGTCAACATTTACCATATAATCCTGTAATCTTAATAGCCATGAATACCTCAATAATCTCTCATGTCATGTAAGTTGGAATGCTTGCATTGCTTTGGTCTGTGGAAATAGCATTGTCTGGTAAGAATGGTTTACTTTTCTGATAAAATTGTAGTGCTGATATATATGTGTATAGAAAATGTAGCCATTAAATTCCGAAATATTGAGTTTGGCTCCCTGATTATTCATCTATTAGTTTGTCCCTGCTCATGGAAATTTACTGGTCCTGCCCTTCCAACAGAGTAAATTTAACTTTCTATGACTGTAACTGTCATATGAACTGTTGTGGGTTGTGATGTGACTTGTCCTATTCATCTCATCATTTGTAGTTCAAGCAATTTGCACTCAGGAAGAACTTAGACAATGTGTGCTGCAACTTGTATCATCCTTGTAGGCTGTACAAATTATTGTGCGTAAGTGCATTTTGGTTTCCAGTTCTGACTCAGCTTTGAATTGCACTTGCAGCAAAAAAGGGAGTGGCAACACCTTTACCGTGTCCATGAAAGAAGGAGCTGTTCAAGTTGGTGGTTTACAGTTTCCCTTGGATCCCCGGCCACCCACGGAGCTCCGTCCCCGCCCGCTGTGCAGTTCCCGCCGGCGCCGCTGTTTGATTGGAGTAGCCAGCAGAGCAGCCAGCTAACGAGTTCAGCAGAGCCTTGTGTTTGATTGGAGTAGCTCTGTTCTTTTCCAAATTTCTCTGAATTTTGCATGTAAAAATTTTAGTCGACCCTTATCAAATTTGTTCTTGGTATATAACTCTACTA
The sequence above is drawn from the Miscanthus floridulus cultivar M001 chromosome 15, ASM1932011v1, whole genome shotgun sequence genome and encodes:
- the LOC136509616 gene encoding uncharacterized protein, which gives rise to MVSRPGRGAAAGGGAAPPPSFPSPGVAHPPSFPHHCHLTHTAAGRAHALLLSPPLVLAAISRAPHLPASQLLLFLRRLRCLPEARMRDDMPRLALRLPLPPGDDAREADEVFAAEAHAEEEAARRDADLAARTTPKRDRASHRGRAGPAWTWRRQLWMVILADLLLLTILFAAWLAVCRGFSCIGR